From one Dermacentor silvarum isolate Dsil-2018 chromosome 3, BIME_Dsil_1.4, whole genome shotgun sequence genomic stretch:
- the LOC119446826 gene encoding uncharacterized protein LOC119446826 isoform X1, whose product MALVEGETSKPVKSGHTNRKMFIESAMTDGWRLCIISASSRCARYSRHSRATRATFEFGFAKFTVSLHVIYDVSPIKIMQGIRTRKHRDTAPADEFSDKSEESRSQDPSSEDLESKETRSGVNVCIFPCNNPIEHVIAECYRHAKHGRGLSTENSHSAGSEELSLSTCENLLSQVAKKIEELQSEMKLYQSHNEHLKNLQQQYHQMLSKLQKDKDDFEAHKEKETNKLKSEIEEEKRKIRTQRRKQNLSTVIKAETKSSAPAAKDKSCLDFQNVNKEAQSQIQRKVNLLTSENGRLKDKLQLADQEKDSLKAMVKELEEQRIALLEKLEKMSELKRYPSLNELALSPASHFVMPMLIPAPSSPFQADGTQLALESAHGDSICMEAKNCKETAFDFGSTLSLSGTPAKNQQEQTSEPSVVISATVVTRLSLDSCLVGRSPVATSSLGVCNKENYTSALCSSDSLQKEKSAHSQSSKTVRFAADIQTSQSDSSVLDSIGRTTVVDLQGEHVQSASDESAGQGLGELCISYREINSVQKLREVPFTEMPVKNDKFPDCISKVTKVGLITKEILTNTSFKRPSADVLHWNGASQMGLHSDKPSSVNTTSEESEKGANQGLPLVSGLVRECEVTRRTEYSEGSEKDRCTSADIQATRCDQTDLESCHGSEQSQSSRNEEQITEETDKTYWKLVKESQHNGHTGSDINVSKNGDHSDWESYEEPEQGPLVYGTQCAKDTECSELKSTESDNECTSDITEGGAHHGSLNTEEAGNSLREILQKLGPSDGSLQAPKAMSQCFLQDRQTSHSANRWKRPADLAMVSHRSTDRKVSLLIKKYTQVSTSSEDTSGLPENTRARKSQSAQIQSSSLMRDHSPDKHSSRTWALDSNGHKMLLTVLSKEIDPFTQVIIYKFQNGDQKDLHPDGKVVYHYAKSQTVHTVYPCGKKEIKFVNGQVETHSGDGNVEVTYPDGTVRRIFSTGEEEQKTPDGIVARRLRDGTETIDYPNGQKEVRSELYRSRYYPNGTVKTVYVDGKQVTRYPNGRVRVKEADGTVRG is encoded by the exons ATGGCTCTTGTTGAAGGAGAAACTTCGAAACCCGTGAAGTCTGGTCACACGAACCGGAAGATGTTTATAGAGAGCGCCATGACAGATGGGTGGAGGCTGTGCATCATCTCCGCGAGCTCACGCTGCGCGCGCTACAGTCGCCACAGCCGGGCGACGAGAGCGACATTTGAATTCGGTTTCGCAAAATTCACGGTTTCTCTGCACGTCATCTACGATGTATCGCCGATCAAAATCATGCAG GGTATTCGAACTAGGAAGCACAGAGACACAGCACCTGCAGATGAATTCTCTGACAAGTCGGAAGAATCGCGGTCGCAAGACCCTTCCAGCGAG GACCTTGAAAGTAAAGAGACGAGGAGCGGCGTGAATGTATGCATATTCCCTTGTAACAATCCAATCGAACACGTAATTGCAGAATGCTATAGACACGCCAAACATGGCCGGGGTTTATCAACAGAAAATTCGCATTCAGCTGGGAGTGAAGAATTAAGCTTGTCTACGTGCGAAAACCTCTTG AGCCAGGTAGCAAAAAAAATAGAGGAGCTGCAAAGCGAGATGAAACTCTATCAGTCTCATAATGAACACCTGAAGAATCTGCAACAGCAGTACCACCAG ATGTTGAGCAAGCTTCAGAAGGACAAAGACGACTTTGAGGCACATaaggaaaaagaaacaaacaagctCAAAAGCGAGATTGAAGAAGAAAAGCGAAAAATTAG GACACAGAGGCGCAAGCAGAACCTCAGCACAGTCATCAAGGCAGAAACGAAATCATCTGCTCCAGCTGCTAAAGATAAG TCATGTCTTGATTTTCAGAATGTGAATAAGGAAGCACAGAGCCAGATCCAACGAAAAGTCAATCTACTGACGAGTGAGAATGGGCGCCTCAAAGACAAGCTCCAACTTGCAGACCAGGAGAAGGATTCCTTGAAAGCTATGGTGAAAGAACTGGAGGAGCAAAGGATCGCTCTTCTTGAGAAGCTTGAAAAAATGTCTGAGCTGAAGCGATATCCAAGCTTAAATGAGCTGGCACTGTCACCAGCATCGCACTTTGTCATGCCTATGCTCATACCTGCGCCTAGCTCTCCCTTTCAGGCTGATGGTACTCAGTTGGCATTGGAAAGTGCACACGGAGATAGTATATGCATGGAGGCCAAGAACTGCAAGGAAACTGCATTTGACTTTGGTAGCACACTGAGCCTGAGTGGCACACCTGCAAAAAACCAGCAAGAACAGACATCCGAGCCATCGGTTGTCATTTCTGCTACTGTTGTCACGCGCCTCTCCCTTGACAGCTGCCTTGTGGGCAGGAGCCCAGTAGCAACTAGTTCTTTAGGCGTTTGCAACAAGGAGAATTACACCTCTgcattgtgcagcagtgatagcCTTCAGAAAGAAAAGTCTGCCCACAGCCAGTCCTCCAAAACAGTAAGGTTCGCTGCAGACATACAGACAAGCCAGAGCGATAGCAGTGTATTGGACAGCATTGGTAGAACTACTGTGGTGGACTTGCAAGGTGAACATGTGCAAAGTGCCTCAGATGAGTCTGCAGGGCAAGGACTGGGAGAGCTATGTATAAGTTACAGAGAAATCAATTCAGTCCAGAAGCTACGTGAAGTACCTTTCACAGAAATGCCTGTAAAAAATGACAAATTTCCAGATTGTATCTCAAAGGTGACAAAAGTTGGATTGATCACTAAGGAAATACTGACCAACACATCATTCAAAAGGCCTTCAGCTGATGTTTTGCACTGGAATGGAGCATCTCAGATGGGTCTGCACTCTGATAAGCCTAGTTCAGTGAATACCACCAGTGAAGAGAGTGAAAAAGGTGCTAATCAAGGTCTGCCTCTGGTTTCCGGTTTGGTCAGGGAATGTGAAGTTACAAGAAGAACAGAGTATAGTGAAGGATCTGAAAAAGACAGATGCACAAGTGCTGACATTCAGGCCACAAGATGTGACCAAACAGACTTGGAATCCTGCCATGGGTCTGAGCAAAGTCAGTCATCCCGTAATGAGGAGCAAATCACTGAAGAAACTGACAAGACATATTGGAAGCTGGTTAAAGAATCTCAACACAATGGACACACAGGCAGTGATATTAATGTCTCAAAAAATGGGGATCACTCAGATTGGGAGTCTTATGAAGAACCTGAGCAGGGCCCACTTGTATATGGTACTCAATGTGCAAAGGACACAGAATGTTCAGAGCTAAAAAGTACTGAATCTGATAATGAATGTACAAGTGACATCACTGAAGGGGGTGCTCATCATGGAAGCCTAAATACAGAGGAAGCTGGAAACAGCCTCCGTGAGATTCTTCAGAAGCTAGGACCTAGCGACGGCTCGTTGCAGGCtccaaaggcaatgtcacagtgTTTTCTGCAGGACCGCCAAACATCTCACTCTGCTAATCGTTGGAAAAGGCCAGCCGATTTAGCAATGGTGTCGCATCGCTCCACAGACAGGAAGGTTAGCTTGCTTATTAAGAAATATACTCAAGTAAGCACTTCAAGCGAAGACACTAGTGGCTTGCCAGAGAACACAAGAGCACGCAAATCTCAGTCTGCACAGATTCAGTCTTCCAGCCTTATGCGTGACCACAGTCCTGATAAGCACAGCAGCCGCACATGGGCACTAGATTCCAATGGTCATAAGATGTTACTCACTGTTTTATCCAAGGAGATTGACCCATTTACTCAAGTCATCATCTACAAGTTTCAGAATGGGGACCAAAAAGATCTGCATCCTGATGGAAAAGTG GTCTATCACTATGCAAAGAGTCAAACTGTTCACACAGTTTACCCTtgtggcaagaaagaaataaaatttgtcaA TGGTCAAGTCGAGACACATAGTGGGGATGGAAATGTTGAGGTGACGTACCCAGATGGCACAGTGCGTCGAATCTTCTCTACTGGTGAAGAAGAACAGAAGACACCAGATGGCATCGTGGCTCGTAGACTTCGAGATGGCACAGAAACTATCGACTACCCAAATGGCCAGAAGGAGGTTCGCAGTGAACTGTACAGG AGTCGATACTACCCAAATGGCACAGTCAAGACCGTTTACGTGGATGGGAAGCAAGTTACCAGGTATCCCAATGGACGAGTTAGAGTCAAAGAAGCTGACGGCACTGTCAGAGGCTAA
- the LOC119446826 gene encoding uncharacterized protein LOC119446826 isoform X3, producing the protein MGGGCASSPRAHAARATVATAGRRERHLNSVSQNSRFLCTSSTMYRRSKSCRKVPERTMTRSDIFKLVQGIRTRKHRDTAPADEFSDKSEESRSQDPSSEDLESKETRSGVNVCIFPCNNPIEHVIAECYRHAKHGRGLSTENSHSAGSEELSLSTCENLLSQVAKKIEELQSEMKLYQSHNEHLKNLQQQYHQMLSKLQKDKDDFEAHKEKETNKLKSEIEEEKRKIRTQRRKQNLSTVIKAETKSSAPAAKDKSCLDFQNVNKEAQSQIQRKVNLLTSENGRLKDKLQLADQEKDSLKAMVKELEEQRIALLEKLEKMSELKRYPSLNELALSPASHFVMPMLIPAPSSPFQADGTQLALESAHGDSICMEAKNCKETAFDFGSTLSLSGTPAKNQQEQTSEPSVVISATVVTRLSLDSCLVGRSPVATSSLGVCNKENYTSALCSSDSLQKEKSAHSQSSKTVRFAADIQTSQSDSSVLDSIGRTTVVDLQGEHVQSASDESAGQGLGELCISYREINSVQKLREVPFTEMPVKNDKFPDCISKVTKVGLITKEILTNTSFKRPSADVLHWNGASQMGLHSDKPSSVNTTSEESEKGANQGLPLVSGLVRECEVTRRTEYSEGSEKDRCTSADIQATRCDQTDLESCHGSEQSQSSRNEEQITEETDKTYWKLVKESQHNGHTGSDINVSKNGDHSDWESYEEPEQGPLVYGTQCAKDTECSELKSTESDNECTSDITEGGAHHGSLNTEEAGNSLREILQKLGPSDGSLQAPKAMSQCFLQDRQTSHSANRWKRPADLAMVSHRSTDRKVSLLIKKYTQVSTSSEDTSGLPENTRARKSQSAQIQSSSLMRDHSPDKHSSRTWALDSNGHKMLLTVLSKEIDPFTQVIIYKFQNGDQKDLHPDGKVVYHYAKSQTVHTVYPCGKKEIKFVNGQVETHSGDGNVEVTYPDGTVRRIFSTGEEEQKTPDGIVARRLRDGTETIDYPNGQKEVRSELYRSRYYPNGTVKTVYVDGKQVTRYPNGRVRVKEADGTVRG; encoded by the exons ATGGGTGGAGGCTGTGCATCATCTCCGCGAGCTCACGCTGCGCGCGCTACAGTCGCCACAGCCGGGCGACGAGAGCGACATTTGAATTCGGTTTCGCAAAATTCACGGTTTCTCTGCACGTCATCTACGATGTATCGCCGATCAAAATCATGCAG GAAAGTGCCAGAACGCACGATGACAAGAAGTGACATATTTAAACTTGTACAGGGTATTCGAACTAGGAAGCACAGAGACACAGCACCTGCAGATGAATTCTCTGACAAGTCGGAAGAATCGCGGTCGCAAGACCCTTCCAGCGAG GACCTTGAAAGTAAAGAGACGAGGAGCGGCGTGAATGTATGCATATTCCCTTGTAACAATCCAATCGAACACGTAATTGCAGAATGCTATAGACACGCCAAACATGGCCGGGGTTTATCAACAGAAAATTCGCATTCAGCTGGGAGTGAAGAATTAAGCTTGTCTACGTGCGAAAACCTCTTG AGCCAGGTAGCAAAAAAAATAGAGGAGCTGCAAAGCGAGATGAAACTCTATCAGTCTCATAATGAACACCTGAAGAATCTGCAACAGCAGTACCACCAG ATGTTGAGCAAGCTTCAGAAGGACAAAGACGACTTTGAGGCACATaaggaaaaagaaacaaacaagctCAAAAGCGAGATTGAAGAAGAAAAGCGAAAAATTAG GACACAGAGGCGCAAGCAGAACCTCAGCACAGTCATCAAGGCAGAAACGAAATCATCTGCTCCAGCTGCTAAAGATAAG TCATGTCTTGATTTTCAGAATGTGAATAAGGAAGCACAGAGCCAGATCCAACGAAAAGTCAATCTACTGACGAGTGAGAATGGGCGCCTCAAAGACAAGCTCCAACTTGCAGACCAGGAGAAGGATTCCTTGAAAGCTATGGTGAAAGAACTGGAGGAGCAAAGGATCGCTCTTCTTGAGAAGCTTGAAAAAATGTCTGAGCTGAAGCGATATCCAAGCTTAAATGAGCTGGCACTGTCACCAGCATCGCACTTTGTCATGCCTATGCTCATACCTGCGCCTAGCTCTCCCTTTCAGGCTGATGGTACTCAGTTGGCATTGGAAAGTGCACACGGAGATAGTATATGCATGGAGGCCAAGAACTGCAAGGAAACTGCATTTGACTTTGGTAGCACACTGAGCCTGAGTGGCACACCTGCAAAAAACCAGCAAGAACAGACATCCGAGCCATCGGTTGTCATTTCTGCTACTGTTGTCACGCGCCTCTCCCTTGACAGCTGCCTTGTGGGCAGGAGCCCAGTAGCAACTAGTTCTTTAGGCGTTTGCAACAAGGAGAATTACACCTCTgcattgtgcagcagtgatagcCTTCAGAAAGAAAAGTCTGCCCACAGCCAGTCCTCCAAAACAGTAAGGTTCGCTGCAGACATACAGACAAGCCAGAGCGATAGCAGTGTATTGGACAGCATTGGTAGAACTACTGTGGTGGACTTGCAAGGTGAACATGTGCAAAGTGCCTCAGATGAGTCTGCAGGGCAAGGACTGGGAGAGCTATGTATAAGTTACAGAGAAATCAATTCAGTCCAGAAGCTACGTGAAGTACCTTTCACAGAAATGCCTGTAAAAAATGACAAATTTCCAGATTGTATCTCAAAGGTGACAAAAGTTGGATTGATCACTAAGGAAATACTGACCAACACATCATTCAAAAGGCCTTCAGCTGATGTTTTGCACTGGAATGGAGCATCTCAGATGGGTCTGCACTCTGATAAGCCTAGTTCAGTGAATACCACCAGTGAAGAGAGTGAAAAAGGTGCTAATCAAGGTCTGCCTCTGGTTTCCGGTTTGGTCAGGGAATGTGAAGTTACAAGAAGAACAGAGTATAGTGAAGGATCTGAAAAAGACAGATGCACAAGTGCTGACATTCAGGCCACAAGATGTGACCAAACAGACTTGGAATCCTGCCATGGGTCTGAGCAAAGTCAGTCATCCCGTAATGAGGAGCAAATCACTGAAGAAACTGACAAGACATATTGGAAGCTGGTTAAAGAATCTCAACACAATGGACACACAGGCAGTGATATTAATGTCTCAAAAAATGGGGATCACTCAGATTGGGAGTCTTATGAAGAACCTGAGCAGGGCCCACTTGTATATGGTACTCAATGTGCAAAGGACACAGAATGTTCAGAGCTAAAAAGTACTGAATCTGATAATGAATGTACAAGTGACATCACTGAAGGGGGTGCTCATCATGGAAGCCTAAATACAGAGGAAGCTGGAAACAGCCTCCGTGAGATTCTTCAGAAGCTAGGACCTAGCGACGGCTCGTTGCAGGCtccaaaggcaatgtcacagtgTTTTCTGCAGGACCGCCAAACATCTCACTCTGCTAATCGTTGGAAAAGGCCAGCCGATTTAGCAATGGTGTCGCATCGCTCCACAGACAGGAAGGTTAGCTTGCTTATTAAGAAATATACTCAAGTAAGCACTTCAAGCGAAGACACTAGTGGCTTGCCAGAGAACACAAGAGCACGCAAATCTCAGTCTGCACAGATTCAGTCTTCCAGCCTTATGCGTGACCACAGTCCTGATAAGCACAGCAGCCGCACATGGGCACTAGATTCCAATGGTCATAAGATGTTACTCACTGTTTTATCCAAGGAGATTGACCCATTTACTCAAGTCATCATCTACAAGTTTCAGAATGGGGACCAAAAAGATCTGCATCCTGATGGAAAAGTG GTCTATCACTATGCAAAGAGTCAAACTGTTCACACAGTTTACCCTtgtggcaagaaagaaataaaatttgtcaA TGGTCAAGTCGAGACACATAGTGGGGATGGAAATGTTGAGGTGACGTACCCAGATGGCACAGTGCGTCGAATCTTCTCTACTGGTGAAGAAGAACAGAAGACACCAGATGGCATCGTGGCTCGTAGACTTCGAGATGGCACAGAAACTATCGACTACCCAAATGGCCAGAAGGAGGTTCGCAGTGAACTGTACAGG AGTCGATACTACCCAAATGGCACAGTCAAGACCGTTTACGTGGATGGGAAGCAAGTTACCAGGTATCCCAATGGACGAGTTAGAGTCAAAGAAGCTGACGGCACTGTCAGAGGCTAA
- the LOC119446826 gene encoding uncharacterized protein LOC119446826 isoform X2 — protein MALVEGETSKPVKSGHTNRKMFIESAMTDGWRLCIISASSRCARYSRHSRATRATFEFGFAKFTVSLHVIYDVSPIKIMQGIRTRKHRDTAPADEFSDKSEESRSQDPSSEDLESKETRSGVNVCIFPCNNPIEHVIAECYRHAKHGRGLSTENSHSAGSEELSLSTCENLLSQVAKKIEELQSEMKLYQSHNEHLKNLQQQYHQMLSKLQKDKDDFEAHKEKETNKLKSEIEEEKRKIRTQRRKQNLSTVIKAETKSSAPAAKDKNVNKEAQSQIQRKVNLLTSENGRLKDKLQLADQEKDSLKAMVKELEEQRIALLEKLEKMSELKRYPSLNELALSPASHFVMPMLIPAPSSPFQADGTQLALESAHGDSICMEAKNCKETAFDFGSTLSLSGTPAKNQQEQTSEPSVVISATVVTRLSLDSCLVGRSPVATSSLGVCNKENYTSALCSSDSLQKEKSAHSQSSKTVRFAADIQTSQSDSSVLDSIGRTTVVDLQGEHVQSASDESAGQGLGELCISYREINSVQKLREVPFTEMPVKNDKFPDCISKVTKVGLITKEILTNTSFKRPSADVLHWNGASQMGLHSDKPSSVNTTSEESEKGANQGLPLVSGLVRECEVTRRTEYSEGSEKDRCTSADIQATRCDQTDLESCHGSEQSQSSRNEEQITEETDKTYWKLVKESQHNGHTGSDINVSKNGDHSDWESYEEPEQGPLVYGTQCAKDTECSELKSTESDNECTSDITEGGAHHGSLNTEEAGNSLREILQKLGPSDGSLQAPKAMSQCFLQDRQTSHSANRWKRPADLAMVSHRSTDRKVSLLIKKYTQVSTSSEDTSGLPENTRARKSQSAQIQSSSLMRDHSPDKHSSRTWALDSNGHKMLLTVLSKEIDPFTQVIIYKFQNGDQKDLHPDGKVVYHYAKSQTVHTVYPCGKKEIKFVNGQVETHSGDGNVEVTYPDGTVRRIFSTGEEEQKTPDGIVARRLRDGTETIDYPNGQKEVRSELYRSRYYPNGTVKTVYVDGKQVTRYPNGRVRVKEADGTVRG, from the exons ATGGCTCTTGTTGAAGGAGAAACTTCGAAACCCGTGAAGTCTGGTCACACGAACCGGAAGATGTTTATAGAGAGCGCCATGACAGATGGGTGGAGGCTGTGCATCATCTCCGCGAGCTCACGCTGCGCGCGCTACAGTCGCCACAGCCGGGCGACGAGAGCGACATTTGAATTCGGTTTCGCAAAATTCACGGTTTCTCTGCACGTCATCTACGATGTATCGCCGATCAAAATCATGCAG GGTATTCGAACTAGGAAGCACAGAGACACAGCACCTGCAGATGAATTCTCTGACAAGTCGGAAGAATCGCGGTCGCAAGACCCTTCCAGCGAG GACCTTGAAAGTAAAGAGACGAGGAGCGGCGTGAATGTATGCATATTCCCTTGTAACAATCCAATCGAACACGTAATTGCAGAATGCTATAGACACGCCAAACATGGCCGGGGTTTATCAACAGAAAATTCGCATTCAGCTGGGAGTGAAGAATTAAGCTTGTCTACGTGCGAAAACCTCTTG AGCCAGGTAGCAAAAAAAATAGAGGAGCTGCAAAGCGAGATGAAACTCTATCAGTCTCATAATGAACACCTGAAGAATCTGCAACAGCAGTACCACCAG ATGTTGAGCAAGCTTCAGAAGGACAAAGACGACTTTGAGGCACATaaggaaaaagaaacaaacaagctCAAAAGCGAGATTGAAGAAGAAAAGCGAAAAATTAG GACACAGAGGCGCAAGCAGAACCTCAGCACAGTCATCAAGGCAGAAACGAAATCATCTGCTCCAGCTGCTAAAGATAAG AATGTGAATAAGGAAGCACAGAGCCAGATCCAACGAAAAGTCAATCTACTGACGAGTGAGAATGGGCGCCTCAAAGACAAGCTCCAACTTGCAGACCAGGAGAAGGATTCCTTGAAAGCTATGGTGAAAGAACTGGAGGAGCAAAGGATCGCTCTTCTTGAGAAGCTTGAAAAAATGTCTGAGCTGAAGCGATATCCAAGCTTAAATGAGCTGGCACTGTCACCAGCATCGCACTTTGTCATGCCTATGCTCATACCTGCGCCTAGCTCTCCCTTTCAGGCTGATGGTACTCAGTTGGCATTGGAAAGTGCACACGGAGATAGTATATGCATGGAGGCCAAGAACTGCAAGGAAACTGCATTTGACTTTGGTAGCACACTGAGCCTGAGTGGCACACCTGCAAAAAACCAGCAAGAACAGACATCCGAGCCATCGGTTGTCATTTCTGCTACTGTTGTCACGCGCCTCTCCCTTGACAGCTGCCTTGTGGGCAGGAGCCCAGTAGCAACTAGTTCTTTAGGCGTTTGCAACAAGGAGAATTACACCTCTgcattgtgcagcagtgatagcCTTCAGAAAGAAAAGTCTGCCCACAGCCAGTCCTCCAAAACAGTAAGGTTCGCTGCAGACATACAGACAAGCCAGAGCGATAGCAGTGTATTGGACAGCATTGGTAGAACTACTGTGGTGGACTTGCAAGGTGAACATGTGCAAAGTGCCTCAGATGAGTCTGCAGGGCAAGGACTGGGAGAGCTATGTATAAGTTACAGAGAAATCAATTCAGTCCAGAAGCTACGTGAAGTACCTTTCACAGAAATGCCTGTAAAAAATGACAAATTTCCAGATTGTATCTCAAAGGTGACAAAAGTTGGATTGATCACTAAGGAAATACTGACCAACACATCATTCAAAAGGCCTTCAGCTGATGTTTTGCACTGGAATGGAGCATCTCAGATGGGTCTGCACTCTGATAAGCCTAGTTCAGTGAATACCACCAGTGAAGAGAGTGAAAAAGGTGCTAATCAAGGTCTGCCTCTGGTTTCCGGTTTGGTCAGGGAATGTGAAGTTACAAGAAGAACAGAGTATAGTGAAGGATCTGAAAAAGACAGATGCACAAGTGCTGACATTCAGGCCACAAGATGTGACCAAACAGACTTGGAATCCTGCCATGGGTCTGAGCAAAGTCAGTCATCCCGTAATGAGGAGCAAATCACTGAAGAAACTGACAAGACATATTGGAAGCTGGTTAAAGAATCTCAACACAATGGACACACAGGCAGTGATATTAATGTCTCAAAAAATGGGGATCACTCAGATTGGGAGTCTTATGAAGAACCTGAGCAGGGCCCACTTGTATATGGTACTCAATGTGCAAAGGACACAGAATGTTCAGAGCTAAAAAGTACTGAATCTGATAATGAATGTACAAGTGACATCACTGAAGGGGGTGCTCATCATGGAAGCCTAAATACAGAGGAAGCTGGAAACAGCCTCCGTGAGATTCTTCAGAAGCTAGGACCTAGCGACGGCTCGTTGCAGGCtccaaaggcaatgtcacagtgTTTTCTGCAGGACCGCCAAACATCTCACTCTGCTAATCGTTGGAAAAGGCCAGCCGATTTAGCAATGGTGTCGCATCGCTCCACAGACAGGAAGGTTAGCTTGCTTATTAAGAAATATACTCAAGTAAGCACTTCAAGCGAAGACACTAGTGGCTTGCCAGAGAACACAAGAGCACGCAAATCTCAGTCTGCACAGATTCAGTCTTCCAGCCTTATGCGTGACCACAGTCCTGATAAGCACAGCAGCCGCACATGGGCACTAGATTCCAATGGTCATAAGATGTTACTCACTGTTTTATCCAAGGAGATTGACCCATTTACTCAAGTCATCATCTACAAGTTTCAGAATGGGGACCAAAAAGATCTGCATCCTGATGGAAAAGTG GTCTATCACTATGCAAAGAGTCAAACTGTTCACACAGTTTACCCTtgtggcaagaaagaaataaaatttgtcaA TGGTCAAGTCGAGACACATAGTGGGGATGGAAATGTTGAGGTGACGTACCCAGATGGCACAGTGCGTCGAATCTTCTCTACTGGTGAAGAAGAACAGAAGACACCAGATGGCATCGTGGCTCGTAGACTTCGAGATGGCACAGAAACTATCGACTACCCAAATGGCCAGAAGGAGGTTCGCAGTGAACTGTACAGG AGTCGATACTACCCAAATGGCACAGTCAAGACCGTTTACGTGGATGGGAAGCAAGTTACCAGGTATCCCAATGGACGAGTTAGAGTCAAAGAAGCTGACGGCACTGTCAGAGGCTAA